In the genome of Streptomyces sp. Tu 3180, the window GGCGGACGCGTCCGCGCCGGGACCGGTCTCCACGACGGTGAACACGACGATGGGGGGGAAACGCTTCTGCGCGCGGTGAGCGGGGCGGGGGCGGCGGCCGGACGCCTCTCCCCGGCCGACCGGACGGACCCGGCGACCGGCCGGACCCCCGGTCGACCCGACCGGGGGTCCGGCCGGTTCCCGCGCGGTTCAGCGCGTCGCGCCCGGCCTGTGCGGACGGAGCCGGTCGCGGATGACGTGCACCGCCGCCTCCGCGTCGTCCACGGTGACCGTGAAGGTGTGGCCGTCCCACAACTGCAGCACGACGCCCTCACCGCGGCGCACGACGACCGCCGTGCCCTTCTCGGGCCGCCAGCGATAACCCCAGCCGCCCCAGTGACGCGGGGTGACGTGCGGGGCGAACTCCGCGCCGGCGACCTGCGAGAGCGGGATGCGGCGGCGCGGCACGCCCATGTGGCCGCAGCGCACTTCCAGGTGCTCCTCGTCGACCCGCAGCGCGACGTGCACGAAGGCGAGGGTTCCGAACAGGACGAGCAGTCCGGCGGCGATGCACCCGACGACGGCCATGACCAGGGGCGCGACACCGCTCGTCCACGCGGAGTCCACGGCCAGCGCGATGCCGAGCGCCATGCAGGCGGCGCCGATCAGCGCCAGCAGCCACTGGTAGCGGTTGGTCGCGCGACCGGTCCACACCTCGGGACAGGGGGCGTGCTCGCCACGGCGGTGGTCCCTCATGCGTTCGAGGTTACTCAGGATTCGCTCCGCAGGGGCCGCGTGGCACAGCGTCACTGGGCCGACCGGGCGTGCGGCGGGCCGGGACTCCACGCGGGGACCGGCGCCGGTGACGGTTCACCGGCGGTGGTTCACCCGGCGGTGGTGACCTGCCGGAGCAGCCGGCCTTCCGCGTAGGTGAGGGCGGCCGCGGGGAGGGTGCCCTCGCGTCCGCTCAGCAGGACCGTCAGGGTGCCGCCGGCCGGGGCACCGGGGGCGGGCCGCTCGCCGATGCGGCGCAGGGCCTGGGCGGCCACCGCCGTGGCGGAGCCGTGCAGGGCGAGCGGCGGGGCGGCGGGGCGCTGCACGGCGGCCCGGATGCGCTCGGCGACCAGCTCGTAGTGGGTGCAGCCCAGGACGACGGTCGTCACGTCCTCGGGGGTGAGCTCGGCGGCCGCGGCGACGGCGGCGTCGATCGCCGCCTCGTCGGCCCGCTCCACGGCCTCGGCGAGACCCCAGCACGGCACCTCGGTGACGGCCACGCCGTCGGCGAAGTTCTGGATCAGGTCCTTCTGGTAGGGGCTGCCGGTCGTGGCCGGCGTGGCCCAGATGGCCAGCGGTCCGCCGCCGGCCGCGGCGGGCTTGATCGCCGGGACGGTGCCGATGACCGGCAGGTCCGGTTCGAGGCGGGCGCGCAGGGCGGTGAGCGCGTGCACGGTCGCGGTGTTGCAGCCGACGATCAGCGCGTCGGGCCGGTGCGCGGCGGCCGCCTCGGCGACGGCCAGTGCGCGCTCGGTGAGGTCCTCGGGCGTTCTGGGTCCCCACGGCATGCCGTCGGGGTCGAGGGAGAGGACGAGATCGGCGTCGGGGCGCAGGCGCCGCACCGCGGCGGTGGCCGCCAGCAGGCCGATTCCGGAGTCCATGAGCGCGATCTTCACCCGGCCACGATAGACGATGGGCGTCTTCCGGCCGGTCCCGTGGGGCAGACTGCGCACGTGAGCGCCGTTGTGTGGACCGCCGCCGGATCACTCGCCGCCTGGCTGTGGCTGCTGCTCTGCCAGGGCTTCTTCTGGCGCACGGATGTACGGCTCCCGCCGTCGCGCGATCCCGGGACGTGGCCGTCGGTGTGCGTCGTCGTCCCCGCGCGCGACGAGGCGGCGGTGCTGCCCGCGAGCCTGCCGACGCTGCTCGCCCAGGAGTATCCGGGACGGGCCGAGGTCTTCCTCGTCGACGACGGCAGCACCGACGGCACCGGGGAGCTCGCGCGCGAGCTCGCGCGCCGGTCCGGCGGGCTGCCGCTCACCGTGGGTTCCCCGGGCGAGCCCCCCGCCGGGTGGACCGGCAAGCTGTGGGCGGTGCGGCACGGCATCGGCCTGGCACGCGTGCGTGCCCCCGAGTACCTGCTGCTGACGGACGCCGACATCGCGCACGCCCCGGACAGCCTGCGCCGGCTGGTGGCGGCGGCGCGCACCGGGGGGTACGACGTCGTGTCGCAGATGGCCCGGCTGCGGGTGGAGAGCCCCTGGGAACGGCTGGTCGTGCCCGCCTTCGTCTACTTCTTCGCGCAGCTCTACCCGTTCCGCCGGATCGGCAGGGACGGGACGCGGACGGCCGCCGCGGCCGGCGGCTGCGTGCTGCTGCGCGCCGACGCGGCCGAGCGGGCACGGATCCCGGACGCCGTGCGGCACGCCGTCATCGACGACGTGGCCCTGGCCCGGGCGGTCAAGCGCCGCGGCGGACGCGTCTGGCTGGGGCTGGCGGACCGGGTGGACAGCGTGCGGCCGTACCCGCGGCTGCACGACCTGTGGCGCATGGTGGCGCGCAGCGCGTACGCGCAGCTGCGGCACAGTCCGGTGGTGCTGGCCGGTACGGTCGCCGGGCTGGTCCTGGTGTACCTGGTGCCGCCCGTGGCGGTGGTCGCGGGGACGGGGGCGGGGAGCCCGGTCGCGGCGGTCCTCGGCGGGGCGGCCTGGCTCGTGATGGCGGGGACGTACGTCCCGATGCTCCGGTATTACCGGCAGCCGCTGTGGCTCGCCCCCCTGCTGCCGTTCACCGCGTTCCTGTACCTCCTGATGACGGTCGACTCGGCGGTGCAGCACCGGCGGGGGCGCGGTGCGGCCTGGAAGGGCCGCACCTACGCCCGTCCGGACGCCGTGCCCGACGAGGGCTGAGCGGACGGTTCCCCGCGGCTCACTTCCGGCCCGGCGTCCAGTTCATGCCCCAGCCGTAGGCGTGGTCG includes:
- a CDS encoding aspartate/glutamate racemase family protein codes for the protein MKIALMDSGIGLLAATAAVRRLRPDADLVLSLDPDGMPWGPRTPEDLTERALAVAEAAAAHRPDALIVGCNTATVHALTALRARLEPDLPVIGTVPAIKPAAAGGGPLAIWATPATTGSPYQKDLIQNFADGVAVTEVPCWGLAEAVERADEAAIDAAVAAAAELTPEDVTTVVLGCTHYELVAERIRAAVQRPAAPPLALHGSATAVAAQALRRIGERPAPGAPAGGTLTVLLSGREGTLPAAALTYAEGRLLRQVTTAG
- a CDS encoding glycosyltransferase; the encoded protein is MGQTAHVSAVVWTAAGSLAAWLWLLLCQGFFWRTDVRLPPSRDPGTWPSVCVVVPARDEAAVLPASLPTLLAQEYPGRAEVFLVDDGSTDGTGELARELARRSGGLPLTVGSPGEPPAGWTGKLWAVRHGIGLARVRAPEYLLLTDADIAHAPDSLRRLVAAARTGGYDVVSQMARLRVESPWERLVVPAFVYFFAQLYPFRRIGRDGTRTAAAAGGCVLLRADAAERARIPDAVRHAVIDDVALARAVKRRGGRVWLGLADRVDSVRPYPRLHDLWRMVARSAYAQLRHSPVVLAGTVAGLVLVYLVPPVAVVAGTGAGSPVAAVLGGAAWLVMAGTYVPMLRYYRQPLWLAPLLPFTAFLYLLMTVDSAVQHRRGRGAAWKGRTYARPDAVPDEG